CCGGTGTGAAGCCGTTCAGCGCCGCGGCGGCGCCGGACTCGCCGGCCTGCGGCAGGGCGGCGAGCGCGCGGACGACCTGTGACCAGAGCCAGAACGGTGGCGCCTGGCCGAGGTCGGGGCACCGGCCCCAGACCACCGGCACACCCATCGCCCGCGCCTGGTCGCTGACCGCGGTGGCGAGGCTCGTCTTGCCGATGCCGGCCTCGCCGACCAGCGCGACGATCCGGCCCGAGCCGTCGAGGGCGGACGTGAGCAGGTCGGTGAGCGTGGCCAGCTCGGTCGCGCGCCCGACCAAGGAGGACGTGACGACGGGCTGTGCGTCCGGTGGGCTTGGCACCGCGTGCTCGAGGATCTGGCGTTGCAGGTCGCGCAGCGCCTGACCTGGCTCGACCCCGTAGTCCTCCGCGAGATGGCGGCGGCCCTCGTCGAACACCGCCAGCGCCGCGGTCTGCTGCCCCGAGCGGTAGAGCGCGAGCATGAGGCGGGCGCGGGCCGACTCGCGCTCGGGATGGTCGGCGACGAACCGCCGCAGTGCCGGCAGCACGGCGGCGTGCCGGCCGGCCGCGATCGCGGCGGCGTGCCAGCCCTCCTCGGCCATCCGGCGCGCCTCCACCAGCCGGGCCGCCTCGGTTCGCAGGGCCGCGAGATCGCCCGCCGCCACACTGTCGCCCCGCCACAGGCCCAGCGCGGACAGGAAGGCCTGTTCGGCCGTCCGGGGATCGCCGTCGGCCAGCGCCCGCGCGCCGGAGTCCGCCAGGGCCTCGAACCTGGCGGCATCCAGCGCGTCGGGGTCGACGCACAGCTCGTAGCCGCCGGGCAGCCCGCGGAGCACCTTCGACTCGCCGCCGGGATCGCGGTCGGGTTCGAGGGGCGCGCCGCAGGCCGGCCACATAGGTGCGGAGCGTGACCTGGGCACTCGCCGGTGGCGCACCGTCCCAGAGCGCGTCGGAGAGCCAGTCGGCGCTGACGAACACGTTGGGCCGGAAGAGCAGCAGCGTCAGCAGGTCACGTTGTTTGGGCCCGCCGACGGGGACCGCCGCCCCGTCGCGCCACACCTGCAACGGCCCCAACACCCCGAACCGCACGACCTGGCCTCCGGCGACGACAGGCCGCGAGCATATCTAGGCCCTGTTTGATAACTGGGGTCGAGGCGAGGCGGAGTCCAGGTGTCGTCTGGGCGTGCGGCGGCTTTGCCCGGATACCGGTGTTGTATCCGGGTAAAGCCGCCGTGCGGTCAGGCGGCGCCTGGGCCCGCCGCAGCCCGGCCTCAGTTATCAAACAGGGCCTTAGTGCCAGTTGCTGATCTGCACGTCGTTGGGCGACGGTGCGCCGGTGCCGGTCTCCACCAGCTGCTTCATGCTCATCAGGTAGGTCGCCCACTTCGTGCTGCAGTGGTTCATGAACGGCACCTGCTCGCGCCACCCCTCGTGGCTGAACATGACGATGGTGAAGTCGTCTTCGGTGTGCAGGTCCCAGCGGACGTGCGTGCCGATCCACTCGTCCGGGCCCTCGATCACCTCCCAGAGCACGTGTTCGGCCGGCTTGGCCTCGAGCACCTTCATGTCGAAACCGCCGGGCACGAACTGGAACTTGAGCACGCCGCCTTCGCCGCCGTCGCCCTTGGTGTCGTCGGTCCACCAGGCCGCGAGCTGTTCCGGCGAGGTGATGGCCGCGTAGACGGCCTCCTTCGAGCCGATGACGCCGACCCGGTGCAGGATGTCAACCATTGCGCTTCTCCTCTTGTGTCTTTGTCTGTTGGATGGTCTCGGCGATCTGCTTGATCCGCCGCAGTCGGGCGTCCCAGGTGTCGCCGACGGCGGTGAGCTGGGCCACGGCACGGCTCAGCTGTGCCTCGTCGACCCGGTAGTGCTTCTCCCGGCCCGCCGGCGTCGCTTCCACCAGGCCGACCCGGTCGAGCACCGCGAGGTGCTTGGCCACCGCCTGCCGGGTCACCGGCAGCCGCTCGCTGAGCGAGGTGGCGGTCCAGGATCCGGTCGCCAGCAGCAGATCGAGCATCCGTCGCCGGGTCGGGTCGCCGATCGCCGACCACAGCTCGTCGTCGATGGCGACCGTCATCGCGACGACGCCAGCCGCTCGGCCGACGCCGCGATCCTGGGCACGAACATGTCCCAGCCGACGCCGTGCTCGTGGTATTGCTTCTCCAGCGCCGCGATCTCCCAGCCGCGCTCGCGGAAGCCGGTCTCGGTCAGGCGCAACAGCGTGCCCGCGCCGGACGGCACGAGTTCGAAGGTCACCAGCATCGAGTTGCCGTCGGCGGCCGTCTCCCCCGCGCCGTGGGTCCAGCGGAAGCTGAACAGCCGGGGCGGGTCGACGTCGACCACGCTCATCGGCACGACGTTGGCGCGCATGTTGTCGCCGTCGGCCCAGACGAGCTCACCGGTCGAACCCGGGGTGGGCCGGACGTCGGTGTCGGCCTGCCACCAGTCCTTGATGTGCTCGGGCTGGCTGACCACCTCGAACACCACCTCTGGCGGTGCGTCGACGTGGATCTCGCGCTCGATGCTGGCGTACTCCATGAATGCTCCCGCGTTATCGCAACCTTTGGTTGCTCATTACGTTAGCGCGGGACCATTGGATGCGCAACCTTTGGTTGCGGCTGGGTCAGGCGGGACCGAGCGGGAGGCGACGCTTGTGCGCCGTAAACTGGAACCGCCGCGCGATCAACTCGGCCACCTCGGGCCGCACCGGCTTGCCTTCCAGGAAGTCGTCGATGTCGGCGTAGCTGAAGCCGAGGACCTCTTCGTCGGGCCGGCCGGGGTGCAGCGACTCGAGGTCGGCGGTCGGCACCTTGTGGATCAACGCGGGCGGCGCGCCGAGGGCCTCCGCGAGCGCACGGACCCGGCGCTTGGTCAGACCGGTCAGCGGCACCAGGTCGGCGGCGCCGTCGCCGTATTTGGTGAAGAAGCCGGTGATCGCCTCGGCGGCGTGGTCGGTGCCGACGACGAGGCCGTGCATGGCGGACGCGACCGCGTACTGCGCGATCATCCGCTCCCGGGCCTTGATGTTGCCGAGGATCAGGTCCTGCTGGTCGGTGTCGCGCACCACCAGGCCACCGGCCAGCAACGCGCGCAGGCTCGCGTCGCTGGCCGGTCCGATGTCGACGGTCAGGGTGCGGTCGGGGCGGATGAACGCCAGGGCCGCCTGGGCGTCGGGCTCGTCGTGCTGCACGCCGTAGGGCAGCCGCATGGCCACGAAGGCCGCGTCGTGGCCGGCCCGCCGGGCGCGCTCGGCGGCGAGTTGGCAGAGCCGGCCCGCGGTGGCCGAGTCGACGCCACCGCTCACCCCGAGCACGAGCGCCTGCGTGTCGGTGCCGATGAGCGCGTCAGCGAGGAACGCCACCCGCCGCTCGATCTCGTTGCCGGCGTCAAATGCCGGGCCGACCTCGAGCTCGCGGGCGATCTCACCAGGTGACGCGCTCATCGTTGCACCGTACCGGCCGGGTATCAGGCGGTGATCAAGCGACTCTGGATGTCGTCGAGGATCTTGTTGGCGGCGGTGACGCCGATGCCGGTCATCCAGACCTCGGCGGGCACGTCGTAGGCCTTGCCGGCCTTGACCGCGGACAGGTCCTTCCACAGGTTGCCGTCGACGACCTTCTTCTGCTGCGCTTGCGCAGTCGGGCCCTGGGCGGTCACGAAGATGACGTCGCCGTCCAGGTCGGCGATCCGCTCCGGGCTGACCTTGTCGAACCGCTTGTCGTCCTTGTCGGCCAGCTTCTGCCGCTCGGGGCGACCCAGGCCGACGTCGCCGACGACGATGCCGGAGAAGCCGTCCGGGCCGTACACCCGGATCTCGGCCGGCATGAAGCGCACGATGGAGACCTTGATGCCCGCCGCGTTCGGGATCTTGGCGCCCAGGTCCCTGGCCCGCTGCTCGTACCCCGCGAGCAGGTCCTTGGCCTTCTGCTCCTGACCGAGAGCCTTGCCGTCGAGCAGGAAGTTGTCCTTCCAAGTGATGCCCACCTTCTCGGTGAACACGGTCGGGGCGATCGCCGACAACTCGTCGTAGAACTTCTCCTGGCGGAACTTGCTGCCGAGGATCAGGTCGGGCTGGAGCGCGGCGATCGCCTCCAGGTCGGGCTCGGAGATCTCGCCGACGTTCTTCACCGACGACAGGTCGCCGAGGTAGGCCGGGAACGTGTCGATCTCCGGCGGCTGGGTCGCGCCGATCGGGGTGATGCCCAGGCTGACCGCGGTGTCGACCTTGTCGGTGTCGAGCACCACGACCCGCTTCGGGTGCAGCGGGACCGTGGTCGTGCCCATCGCGTGGGTGATCTGCTGGGTGCCGCCGTCGTCGGTCGCCGCGGGCACCGGATCGCTGGAGCACGCGGCCGTCATGACGACAACGGTGAGGGCGGCGAGCACGCCTATGGAACGTCGGTTCACTGGAATTCCTTCGGTCAGATGTGCAGGACGAGCGGCGCGTCGCTCACCGGGCAGGGCACGACCACGGAGTCGAGGCCGAACACCTCCCGGACGAGGTCCACGGTGACCACCTCGCGGGGTGGTCCGGCGGCGACCACGGCGCCGTCGCGCATCGCGACGAGGTGGTCGGCGTAGCGGGCGGCCTGGTTGAGGTCGTGCAGGACGGCGACGATCGTGCGGCCGCCTTCGCGCATCCGGTTGAGCAGGTTGAGCACCTCCACCTGGTGCGCCAGGTCGAGGAAGGTGGTCGGCTCGTCGAGCAGCAGCGTCTCGGTCCGCTGGGCCAGCGCCATCGCGATCCAGACCCGCTGCCGCTGCCCGCCGGAGAGGTGGTCGACCGGCCGGGTGGCGAGATCGGCGACACCGGCCTGGTCCATCGCCTCGGCCACCGCGGCGGTGTCCTCCGCCGACCACTGGTGCCACCAGCGCTGGTGCGGCTGGCGGCCGCGGCCGACCAGGTCCTCGACCGTGACACCCTCGGGCACCAGCGGGCTCTGCGGCAGCACGCCGAGGCGGCGGGCGACCTCGCGGGTGGGCAGCGTGGTGATGTCGGTGCCGTCCAGCAGGACGCTGCCGGTCCGGGCCGGCAGCAGGCGGGCCAGCGTGCGCAGCAGGGTCGACTTGCCGCAGGCGTTCGGGCCGACGATCACGGTGAACGCGCCGTCGGGCAGGTCCAGGTCGAGCCCCGCGAAGACCGCGCGGTCCTGGTAGCCCGCGGCGA
This genomic interval from Asanoa ferruginea contains the following:
- a CDS encoding SRPBCC family protein, whose protein sequence is MVDILHRVGVIGSKEAVYAAITSPEQLAAWWTDDTKGDGGEGGVLKFQFVPGGFDMKVLEAKPAEHVLWEVIEGPDEWIGTHVRWDLHTEDDFTIVMFSHEGWREQVPFMNHCSTKWATYLMSMKQLVETGTGAPSPNDVQISNWH
- a CDS encoding ArsR/SmtB family transcription factor: MTVAIDDELWSAIGDPTRRRMLDLLLATGSWTATSLSERLPVTRQAVAKHLAVLDRVGLVEATPAGREKHYRVDEAQLSRAVAQLTAVGDTWDARLRRIKQIAETIQQTKTQEEKRNG
- a CDS encoding SRPBCC domain-containing protein, with translation MEYASIEREIHVDAPPEVVFEVVSQPEHIKDWWQADTDVRPTPGSTGELVWADGDNMRANVVPMSVVDVDPPRLFSFRWTHGAGETAADGNSMLVTFELVPSGAGTLLRLTETGFRERGWEIAALEKQYHEHGVGWDMFVPRIAASAERLASSR
- the nadE gene encoding ammonia-dependent NAD(+) synthetase, with product MSASPGEIARELEVGPAFDAGNEIERRVAFLADALIGTDTQALVLGVSGGVDSATAGRLCQLAAERARRAGHDAAFVAMRLPYGVQHDEPDAQAALAFIRPDRTLTVDIGPASDASLRALLAGGLVVRDTDQQDLILGNIKARERMIAQYAVASAMHGLVVGTDHAAEAITGFFTKYGDGAADLVPLTGLTKRRVRALAEALGAPPALIHKVPTADLESLHPGRPDEEVLGFSYADIDDFLEGKPVRPEVAELIARRFQFTAHKRRLPLGPA
- a CDS encoding ABC transporter substrate-binding protein, with the translated sequence MNRRSIGVLAALTVVVMTAACSSDPVPAATDDGGTQQITHAMGTTTVPLHPKRVVVLDTDKVDTAVSLGITPIGATQPPEIDTFPAYLGDLSSVKNVGEISEPDLEAIAALQPDLILGSKFRQEKFYDELSAIAPTVFTEKVGITWKDNFLLDGKALGQEQKAKDLLAGYEQRARDLGAKIPNAAGIKVSIVRFMPAEIRVYGPDGFSGIVVGDVGLGRPERQKLADKDDKRFDKVSPERIADLDGDVIFVTAQGPTAQAQQKKVVDGNLWKDLSAVKAGKAYDVPAEVWMTGIGVTAANKILDDIQSRLITA
- a CDS encoding ABC transporter ATP-binding protein, translating into MKLTARDLAAGYQDRAVFAGLDLDLPDGAFTVIVGPNACGKSTLLRTLARLLPARTGSVLLDGTDITTLPTREVARRLGVLPQSPLVPEGVTVEDLVGRGRQPHQRWWHQWSAEDTAAVAEAMDQAGVADLATRPVDHLSGGQRQRVWIAMALAQRTETLLLDEPTTFLDLAHQVEVLNLLNRMREGGRTIVAVLHDLNQAARYADHLVAMRDGAVVAAGPPREVVTVDLVREVFGLDSVVVPCPVSDAPLVLHI